One genomic window of Providencia hangzhouensis includes the following:
- the fruA gene encoding PTS fructose transporter subunit IIBC, translating to MKILIAPSHQQGPAICWLAIDALKNVSTLQNITFTEQLTDADIVICFDTELPENFNCADKKIYFGHPDIAVRQPAEFLTSTINEATLCEQHISEPQHTKSYSVLAVTACPTGVAHTYMSAEALEAEAKKRGWNIKVETRGSVGVGNEITPEEIAQADLVIVAADIEVNVDKFTGKPMYRTSTSAALKKTAQEMDRAVKEANIFTPQNGKNSSQSSQSNEKRGVYKHLLTGVSYMLPMVVAGGLCTALSFAFGLDASNVEGSLAWALSLIGGQTALALMVPVLSGYIAYSIADRTGLTPGLVGGVLATTLGAGFLGGIISGFLAGYSAHFISTRLKLPQTMEALKPILIVPLISTLFTGLAMIYVIGHPVAWLMDWLTNWLNTMGTTNAVILGAILGAMMCTDMGGPVNKAAYAFGVGLLSSQTYAPMAAIMAAGMVPPLAMGVATLLARHKFVPAEREAGKASFVLGLCFISEGAIPFAAKDPIRVLPTCIIGGAITGALSMYFGIQLMAPHGGLFVLLIPGAINHVLMYLFAIVAGTVVSGVLYAIVKKTTPKEAQQEMASIA from the coding sequence AACAACTTACTGATGCAGATATTGTGATTTGTTTTGATACCGAGTTACCTGAAAATTTTAATTGTGCAGATAAAAAAATCTATTTCGGTCACCCCGATATCGCTGTTAGGCAACCTGCTGAATTCCTAACATCAACAATTAACGAAGCCACACTTTGTGAGCAACACATCAGTGAGCCACAGCACACGAAATCGTACTCTGTATTAGCCGTTACAGCGTGCCCTACAGGGGTTGCGCACACCTATATGTCTGCAGAAGCACTTGAAGCTGAAGCAAAAAAACGCGGCTGGAATATCAAAGTTGAAACCCGTGGTTCTGTCGGGGTTGGGAATGAAATTACGCCAGAAGAAATTGCACAAGCTGACTTAGTCATTGTCGCAGCTGATATCGAAGTCAATGTGGATAAGTTTACGGGGAAACCCATGTACCGCACCTCCACCAGTGCCGCATTGAAGAAAACAGCACAAGAAATGGATAGAGCAGTAAAAGAAGCGAATATATTCACACCACAAAATGGAAAAAATTCATCACAATCAAGCCAATCCAACGAAAAACGCGGAGTATATAAACACTTACTTACCGGGGTATCATATATGCTCCCCATGGTTGTCGCTGGGGGATTATGTACTGCGCTTTCATTTGCATTTGGCTTAGATGCATCCAATGTAGAAGGATCACTGGCTTGGGCGCTTAGCCTCATTGGCGGGCAAACTGCCCTTGCCTTAATGGTCCCCGTGTTATCCGGTTATATCGCCTATTCCATTGCCGACAGAACGGGTTTAACCCCAGGTTTAGTCGGTGGGGTACTTGCAACCACTTTAGGCGCCGGTTTCTTAGGCGGGATCATTTCCGGTTTCCTTGCGGGTTATAGTGCTCACTTTATTAGCACCCGATTAAAATTGCCACAAACTATGGAAGCGTTAAAACCAATTTTAATCGTGCCACTCATTTCCACTTTATTTACGGGTTTAGCCATGATCTATGTTATTGGTCACCCTGTAGCGTGGTTAATGGATTGGCTAACTAACTGGCTAAATACCATGGGGACGACTAATGCGGTGATCTTAGGCGCAATTTTAGGAGCGATGATGTGTACGGATATGGGAGGCCCTGTCAATAAAGCGGCATATGCCTTTGGTGTCGGTCTATTAAGTTCACAAACCTATGCACCAATGGCGGCAATTATGGCAGCGGGGATGGTGCCACCGCTGGCAATGGGTGTTGCAACACTATTAGCACGACATAAATTTGTACCTGCTGAACGCGAAGCAGGTAAAGCCTCTTTTGTTCTCGGTTTATGTTTTATTTCAGAAGGTGCAATCCCATTTGCCGCCAAAGACCCGATTCGTGTTCTTCCTACTTGCATTATTGGTGGCGCAATAACAGGGGCGCTATCCATGTACTTTGGTATTCAGCTAATGGCACCTCACGGTGGTTTATTTGTGCTGTTAATACCCGGAGCTATTAATCATGTATTGATGTATTTATTCGCGATAGTGGCTGGTACGGTGGTTTCAGGTGTGCTTTATGCCATTGTCAAAAAAACAACGCCCAAAGAGGCTCAACAAGAAATGGCGAGTATCGCTTAA